TCCTTCAAATCGCGTGATGCATGCGGTGGTAGGCCGAACCGCAGATGCACGGCGGCCTCCAGCCGCTTCTCGACGGTCTTGTAACCGCCGCCGACCACGGATTTGAACGGAGAGATCATGTCGCCGATGACATATTCCGGTGCATCATGCAGAAGCGCCATCAGCATGTCGCCGGGCGTCGCATCCGTGCACATGCGGCAGAAAATCGTCTCGACGATGAGGCTGTGCTGGGCAACGGAAAAGGCATGATCGCCGCGCGTCTGGCCGTTCCAGCGGGCAACGCGGGCAAGACCATGGGCGATATCGGCGATTTCCACGTCGAGCGGCGAAGGATCGAGCAGATCGAGCCGTCGACCGGAAAGCATGCGCTGCCAGGCGCGCGGACTTTTTGCGGGAGCCAAGCCTAGTCCTCCGCCCGCGCTGCCGGATCGGCGGCCGGGAAGGAAAGGCCACTCCAGGCCGGCAGGGCCACTGTTACGGTGACATCTTCCGCAAGAAGCGGGGTACCGGAGGCAAGCGCATCGGCAATGCGATCGATCCGCACGATGGCGAGCGCTGTGCTGCCGCAAACGGTCCCGAGCGTGCCGACCGGTTTTCCATTGGCGGCAATCTCTGTCCCGCTGTCTGGAAGCGGACCTTCGGCCGAAACGGTAACGACGCGCCGCCTTGCGGTGCCGCGATGTTTCATGCGTGAGACGACTTCCTGGCCGACGAAGCAGCCCTTCCTGAAGGAAACGCCGTCATTCACATCCATCAGCACATCATGGGGAAATGCATCCTGCAGCGCATAGTCCCGTCCGGATTCGGCAATGCCGTGTTCGACGCGCAACGCATCATAGGCCGCAGCGTCGCCGGCGGACGAGGCGCCCGGCAGGCGGAACAGATCAACGCCGGCCTTGGCAAAACGGCCATCCCGGATGCCTGCCTCGGGCGCTTTCTCGTTCCAGAAAACGCTGACACCTTCAGTCGCTTCGGATTTCAGATCGACGGGCGCGCGCAGCTTGTACATTGTCAGGCGGCGCAGCAGCGCATCCTGTTCTGCAGCACCTGTCTCGATCAGGTAATCGGTTCCGTCGCGCGCGATCAGGAAATCGAACAGGATCTTGCCCTGCGGCGTCAGCAGCGCCGCAGCGCGGGCTTCGCCCTCGCCCAAATTTTCAACATCGGCGGTGATGAGATTATTCAGAAATTCCTCGGCGCCTGTGCCGGAAACTCTGATCAGGCGGCGGTCGGCAAGAAAGGCGGAAGGCATGGCGTCACCGTTCGGTTCATCGAGACTGCGCGATCTCCGGCAAAATGCAGATGCACTTCGCCGGACGGCTCATTCCGCACAGTTAGGATTTTTACCGGAGAACGGCAAGCACCGCGAGGCGATCAATCGCCGGCGGTGAAGAACTTCCACTTGCCATCAGGCGAAATGCCGATGCGGTAAAAGCTATAATTGCCATATTCCTGCATATCCGCCAGATCGCCCGCCGTGATGATGCGCAGCAGTTCCACCTTCTCCGGCGGCGTCAGCGTATTCAGCGGCTTTCCGGCAAAATACGGGAAGACATAGGCTTCATCAGGCGTGCCGGCATCGATATGGGCATAACCGGTCGACAGCAGGTCGATGATGATCGCCAGCACTTCCAGCCCGTCGGGATCGCCGGAATAGCTTTTCAGCGCCGCGATCGGGTCTTCGCTGTCGCTGCCGTCGATGCGGAATTCGTTCTGGCCGGCGGCGATGAAGGGCCGCAATTTTTCGATGTCACCCGAAGCGGCGGCGTCGATGATCTGCTGGCGCAGCTTGCGAACGGCTTCCGGGGCCTTGGAAATGTCGTGCTCGATGACGACGGACATTTCCGGAGCATTGTCCGGCTTGGAGGATTGCTGTTTGGTCTGGGCAGCGGAACGGTCGACCAGGGGGTCGGGCAGGGGAATGCCTTCCGAATCGCCTTCGATTTCGTCCGGCTCCGCGGGCTGGGCCTGCTGCGGCTGGTCACCATTCTGGGCCTGCGGCTCGCTTTCGGTGTTTTGCGCCGGTTTCAGCTCGGAAAGGGCGAAAGCGCGGTTCGGCAAGCCAATCGACCCGGCGGTCAAAGCAAGCACGATGGACAGCATGGCGGAAGAGCGCAAAAGCCCCTTGCTCAGGCAAGACATGATAGACCCCGGCTTTACTGTATCACCCGCTGCGGAGAAAATTCGCCTTCAAGCATACGCTGGCGCAGCGATTCCAGCATTGCTTCCGCACCGGCTTCGCCATGCATGCGGATGGTTTCGCGCATGGCCAGAGCAATGGCGGCATCGGCGATGATCTCAGGCTCGATGCCGTCGGCCATGCCGTCAGCCCATGCCTCGTTCTGGTGTTCCAGAGCGACCTGCATCTTTTCATGCACGATCATGTCGTCGATTTCGTTACGGCTCGTCTGCATTTTTCATCCTCGACAGGGCGGGCAAGTCCTTACCACCCTGTTAACAACACTAGCAGCCTTTTATCAAAACGGCACGGGCTGCGGCGAAAAGAGGTTAACAATCCTCTAATTTCCGAACCTGGACGCGATTTCCTGAGCGAGTGTTGCCCCTTCGTTACGGTAGTTCTCTTCTGCCATGACGGCGGCGCGTGTGCAACTGGTGTGGATGGCCGCAAAGGAGCGGTATCCACGGTTGAATGCAGCCGTCATGCGCTGGCGTCTTTCGGGTTCGTTGGCCGTGTCCGCAGCCAGAAGATCGCTCATCGATCTGCGCCAGTCCTCCGGACCGGAAGAGGGGCACAGGGTTCTCAGATATTGCACCGCGCCCAGTATTTCGGAAAGCCGTGCCAGCTTGTCGTCATAGGGAGCGGGTTTGGGCGGCGTCACTTCCGCAGGGCGCACTTCCTTGGAAGCCGCCTTTGAAGGCTGCGCATAAGCGATGCCTTCTTGCCCGGCCGGCAACATGGCCAGGAAAAGAGACAGGAAAATGGTTGATCTTATCAAAATTCTATTCTGCCCCACACATACGCGTGAACTGCTGGCTGGTGAACATCCGGCGGGCGGACATGCCCTAAATAATCGCGATTCTGGCTGGCTGGCAATCATGCAAGCAGGCGCTCGGCGCATTCGACGACGCTTTCAGGCGCCGGCAGCCGGCGGATTTCCGCCAATGTGTACCACCCCGCATCCGCCGCATCGTCGGCCGCCGTCACTGCCGGATCGGCATCCGTTTCCACCGTAAAGACCGACAGGAAATAGTGGCTGGTCAGCACGCCGTCTGCGTCGCGCGACGGCAGGTCATAGGTCGCGAACAGTTGCGGTTTGCGCGCGAGGATGCCGGTTTCCTCGTGAAGTTCGCGAATCGCCGTCTCCGCCGGTGTTTCCCCCTCTTCGCCGCGCCCGCCCGGAAAGGCGAACATGTCCTTTGACGGCGGATTGATTCGGCGCACGAGAAGCAGCCGGTCGCCATTCCTGACGATGGCGGAGGAGGCGGGGCGGGGCTTGAT
The Agrobacterium cucumeris DNA segment above includes these coding regions:
- a CDS encoding HD family hydrolase, with the protein product MAPAKSPRAWQRMLSGRRLDLLDPSPLDVEIADIAHGLARVARWNGQTRGDHAFSVAQHSLIVETIFCRMCTDATPGDMLMALLHDAPEYVIGDMISPFKSVVGGGYKTVEKRLEAAVHLRFGLPPHASRDLKDRIKKADTVAAFFEATELAGFSTAEAQKFFGLPRGITRDMFTITPLPSTEAQKLFIERFEAIEALRATKTGSAT
- a CDS encoding YgfZ/GcvT domain-containing protein — its product is MPSAFLADRRLIRVSGTGAEEFLNNLITADVENLGEGEARAAALLTPQGKILFDFLIARDGTDYLIETGAAEQDALLRRLTMYKLRAPVDLKSEATEGVSVFWNEKAPEAGIRDGRFAKAGVDLFRLPGASSAGDAAAYDALRVEHGIAESGRDYALQDAFPHDVLMDVNDGVSFRKGCFVGQEVVSRMKHRGTARRRVVTVSAEGPLPDSGTEIAANGKPVGTLGTVCGSTALAIVRIDRIADALASGTPLLAEDVTVTVALPAWSGLSFPAADPAARAED
- a CDS encoding TIGR02301 family protein, whose protein sequence is MIRSTIFLSLFLAMLPAGQEGIAYAQPSKAASKEVRPAEVTPPKPAPYDDKLARLSEILGAVQYLRTLCPSSGPEDWRRSMSDLLAADTANEPERRQRMTAAFNRGYRSFAAIHTSCTRAAVMAEENYRNEGATLAQEIASRFGN
- a CDS encoding NUDIX hydrolase, which gives rise to MTLRIKPRPASSAIVRNGDRLLLVRRINPPSKDMFAFPGGRGEEGETPAETAIRELHEETGILARKPQLFATYDLPSRDADGVLTSHYFLSVFTVETDADPAVTAADDAADAGWYTLAEIRRLPAPESVVECAERLLA